Sequence from the Curtobacterium sp. MCLR17_007 genome:
GGAGACGTACTCCTCGGCGCAGGAGGAACTGACCGCCATCCAGACGAGCGTCATCTCCGGCCAGGGCCCGGACGTCTACGCGATCGGCACGACGTTCACCCCCACCGCCTACGCCACCGGCGCCTTCGTCCGGATGGGTGCGAAGGAGTGGAAGGCGGTCGGCGGCAAGGACCAGTTCGACCCGGCGTCGTTCGGCATCTCCGGTCCGAGCGCGTCGAAGCAGATCGGCATCCCCTTCGCCAGCCGCCCGTTCGTGATGGCGGTCAACAAGGACCTGCTCGCGAAGGCGGGCATCACCGAGATGCCGACGACGTGGGACCAGCTGACCGCCGACGCGAAGGCCACGACGAGCGGTGACGTGCACGGCATGGCGATCGCCTACGCCGACGGCTTCGACCCCTGGAAGTTCATCTGGGGCATGTCCGAGAACGCCGGCAACACGCTGGTCGACGGCACGAAGGCCGAGCTCGACGCCCCGGCGGTGCAGAACGCCTACCGCACCTACTTCGACTGGGTCACGAAGGACGGTGTCGTCGACAAGTCCGCGATCGGGTGGAACAACGCCCAGGCCCTGGCGCAGTTCACCGAGGGCAAGGCCGCCTTCTTCCCGATGACCACGACCACGGCGATCAACTCGTTCGCGGGCACGAAGATCGACGGCAAGTACGAGTTCGCGCTGCTGCCGACCGTGCCCCCGGGCGCCACCGAGCGTCCGGCCGACGGCATCGAGGCCGCCAGCATCCTGTCCGGCGACAACTTCGTCGTGGCGGACTACGGCACCAAGCAGGACCTGTCGTTCGACTTCATCAAGCAGGTCAGCAGCAAGCGGGCCCAGCTGGAGTACTACAAGCTCTTCGGCAACCTGCCGACGAACGCCGACGCGGCCAAGCAGCTGGCGGACGACAACCCGCAGCTCAAGCCGATCATCGACGCCGGCAAGCTCTCCAAGCCGACCGCGTTCACGGGCGCCTGGTCCGACATCCAGCTCGCGCTCGTCGACGTCGTCGTGCAGTCGATCCCGTCGCTCAAGGGCGGCGAGGTCACCGACGACCAGCTCCGGAAGCGTCTGCAGGACGCGCAGAAGGACGCCCAGTCCACGCTCGACCGGCAGAAGAACGGAGGTCTGTGATGACCGCCACCGAGACACGCACGCCCGTGCAGCACCCGCAGCGGACCGTCCGCCCGCACGGCACCACCCCGCTCTACAAGAAGGAGCGCCCGCTCTGGATGCTCATCCCCGGCGGTGTGCTCATGGCGGCGATCATCGTGGTGCCGCTGCTGGTCGGGTTCTTCATCGCGATGCTCGACCTCGACCAGTACACGCTCCGGCAGTGGTTCAGCGCCCCGTTCGTCGGGTTCGCGAACTTCGCCGACGCGATCACGGACTCGCCACTGCTGCACTCGATCTGGATCTCGTGCTCGCTCGCGGTCCTCGTCACCGCGGTGACCGTGCCGATCGGCGTCGCCGCGGCGATCTCGACGCAGAACCGGTTCCCGGGTCGTGGGCTGGTCCGCTCGATCTACCTGATCCCCTACGTGCTCCCCGCCTTCGTCGTCGGCACGTTCTTCCGCACGATGCTGCAGCCGCAGGGGGTCGTGAACGCGATCTTCCACACCGACGTGCTCTGGCTGAACGGTGCGGCGTCCTACTGGGCGCTCGCCGCGGTCATGGTGTGGACGTCGTGGCCGTTCGTGTACCTGCTGAGCCTGGCGGGCCTCCAGGCAGTGGACCTGGAGGTCCACGAAGCGGCGTCGCTCGACGGCGCGACCTGGTGGATCAAGCTGCGCTACGTGGTCTTCCCCTACCTGCGGGGGCCGCTCAGTCTGGCGGTGATCATCGCGATCCTGCACAACATCAACAACTTCACGCTGCCGTTCGTCCTGTTCGGCATCCCGCTCCCGTCGAGCGTCGAGGTCATGCCGGTCCTGACGTACATCGCCAGCTTCCAGTCGTTCCGCTTCGGCCTGTCGGCCGCGATGGCGATCTGTTCGCTCGTGATCGTCGCCATCCCGCTGTTCGTCTACCTGCGAGCGGTGCAGCTCGACACCGGCGACGACGCCGGGCCCAACCGGAAGCAGCGCCGCGCCGACCGCGCCACGCTCGCCGCCCCGGCCGCCGCCGACATCGAGGGAGCACGCGCATGAGCGGCTACAGCGCGACCCGGACCCGCCCGACGGCGACGCTCACCGAGAGCATCACCTCGACCGGCAACACGAAGCGCCACAAGCGTCCGTACGACACCGACGTGACCCGGCTGCTGCCCAGGTGGCTCCTGGTCACCGTGATCGCGGTCATCATCGCGTTCATCGCCGTCCCGGTGCTCTACATCGTGTTCGGTTCGGTGAACTCGGACGTGGCGGTCGCCCGCGGCGAGTACTTCCCGTCCGAGTTCACGCTCGCGAACTACGTGGACATCTGGTCGACGGTCGCGCTCGGCCAGGGCCTGGTGAACAGCATGCTCACCGCCGGCGCGGTCGCGGTCGCGAGTGCGGCGCTCGCCGTGTCGACGGCGTACGTCCTGGTCCGGTTCCGGTTCCTCGGGCGCCTGACCTTCCTGCGCGGCCTGCTCGCGCTGCAGTCGATCCCCGGGACCCTGCTGCTGCTGCCGGTGTTCGTGGTGTTCTCGAACATCGCGAGCGCCACCGGCGTGCAGATCATCGGCACGCGCTGGGGCCTGTTCGTCACGTACCTGACGTTCGCGCTCCCGTTCTCGACGTGGGTGATGGTCACCTACCTGCGCGGGCTCCCGAAGGAGCTGGAGGAAGCGGCGCGCATCGACGGTGCGTCCTCGACGAAGATCCTGACGAAGATCGTGCTGCCGCTGTCGTGGCCGGGCATCGTCGTCTCGGCGATCTTCGCGTTCCTGCTCGGCTGGAACGACGTGCTCTTCTCCACGATCATGACGACCCCGAACACGCGCACGGTCGCGGTGGTCCTGCAGGTGCTCGGCACCACGCAGGAAGGCGGCGCGGTCCCGATCTACGGCCAGATGATGGCCGCCTCGATCGTGTGCGCCGTCCCGGTGGTCGCCCTCTACCTCATCTTCCAGCGCTACCTCGTCGGCGGTCTGACCGCCGGCAGTGTGAAGTAGCGCGAGTTCTCCACAGACTGCCTGGAGGCCCGGTGCGGGCCCGCCCCGCTCCTCCAGGATCGAAGCAACGAAGGGAATCCAATGGCTCAGCCCACATGGGAACTGTCCGGCTTCGGCGACGAGATCGACGCGGACCCCGCGGTGCAGGTCGCGGTGCTGCAAGCCCTCGGCGCCAGTGCGATCGAGGTCCGCAGTGCCTGGGGCGTCAACGTCGTCGACCTCGACGACGACCAGCTCGCCGGCCTGCACCGCCTGTTCGACGAGCGCGGCCAGACCGTGTCCGCCATCGCGTCGCCGATCGGCAAGGTCTCCGTCGACGAACCCGTCGAGCACGAGACCGAGCGCCTCGGCCGGGCGATCCGCGCCGCGCACGCCCTCGGCACCACCAACATCCG
This genomic interval carries:
- a CDS encoding extracellular solute-binding protein, coding for MKTRTLIGSVVVVALAALSLQGCAIVNGSGDDPNTLRVMMGADTTYPKERKQWQQDTAAEFKRTTGADIQWETYSSAQEELTAIQTSVISGQGPDVYAIGTTFTPTAYATGAFVRMGAKEWKAVGGKDQFDPASFGISGPSASKQIGIPFASRPFVMAVNKDLLAKAGITEMPTTWDQLTADAKATTSGDVHGMAIAYADGFDPWKFIWGMSENAGNTLVDGTKAELDAPAVQNAYRTYFDWVTKDGVVDKSAIGWNNAQALAQFTEGKAAFFPMTTTTAINSFAGTKIDGKYEFALLPTVPPGATERPADGIEAASILSGDNFVVADYGTKQDLSFDFIKQVSSKRAQLEYYKLFGNLPTNADAAKQLADDNPQLKPIIDAGKLSKPTAFTGAWSDIQLALVDVVVQSIPSLKGGEVTDDQLRKRLQDAQKDAQSTLDRQKNGGL
- a CDS encoding sugar ABC transporter permease — its product is MTATETRTPVQHPQRTVRPHGTTPLYKKERPLWMLIPGGVLMAAIIVVPLLVGFFIAMLDLDQYTLRQWFSAPFVGFANFADAITDSPLLHSIWISCSLAVLVTAVTVPIGVAAAISTQNRFPGRGLVRSIYLIPYVLPAFVVGTFFRTMLQPQGVVNAIFHTDVLWLNGAASYWALAAVMVWTSWPFVYLLSLAGLQAVDLEVHEAASLDGATWWIKLRYVVFPYLRGPLSLAVIIAILHNINNFTLPFVLFGIPLPSSVEVMPVLTYIASFQSFRFGLSAAMAICSLVIVAIPLFVYLRAVQLDTGDDAGPNRKQRRADRATLAAPAAADIEGARA
- a CDS encoding carbohydrate ABC transporter permease, producing the protein MSGYSATRTRPTATLTESITSTGNTKRHKRPYDTDVTRLLPRWLLVTVIAVIIAFIAVPVLYIVFGSVNSDVAVARGEYFPSEFTLANYVDIWSTVALGQGLVNSMLTAGAVAVASAALAVSTAYVLVRFRFLGRLTFLRGLLALQSIPGTLLLLPVFVVFSNIASATGVQIIGTRWGLFVTYLTFALPFSTWVMVTYLRGLPKELEEAARIDGASSTKILTKIVLPLSWPGIVVSAIFAFLLGWNDVLFSTIMTTPNTRTVAVVLQVLGTTQEGGAVPIYGQMMAASIVCAVPVVALYLIFQRYLVGGLTAGSVK